The DNA segment TCCGTCTCGGAGTCCGAGCCAGTGGTCGATCCGGAGTCCGTCTCGGAGCCAGGATCAGTGGTTGTGGTCGTCGTGGCCGGGGTGGTTGTAGTGGTCGGGACCGTCGACCCGTAACCCGTGTCATAACCGGTCGGATTCGTCGTCCCGTAACCACCCGACCCGTAACCCGTGTCATAACCAGTCGGATTCGTCGTCCCGTAACCCGTGTCATAACCGGTCGGGACCGTCGACCCGTAACCCGTGTCATAACCGGTCGGGACCGTCGACCCGTAACCGCCATCCACCCCATAGGTGTCCGAGCCGGGAGTGGCGCCATAGGCGCTGGAGTCCAGACCGTACGAGCCGGTGTCGTAGCCGTTGGTGTAGCTATCCGGAACGGTCTCGGTGCCGGGCGGGGGGTATCCGTCCGCGGTCCCGTAGCCCCCAGGGACGGCCTCGTAGGTGTACCCGCCGTCGCCACCGGTGTTGTACGAGGTGCTGCTCTCGGTCATTGCTGGTAGACCCTTCGCCCCATGCCCACAAGGCGCACCGTCCACCGTGGACGGTGCGCCTTCCTCTTCCTACCAAGCCCCCGTTGCGTCTCGGGGCGTTCGTTCTTCCGGTTCCCGGTGAGGTACCACGACCAACCCCAAAGCCGCGTGGCCCGGGGCGTTACCGGACCATCGCGGCCTTGGCGTTTTCGTCCGCTCCGGCGGTGGTGCCCGAAGCGGGCCGACCGTCATGACGGACGTCGCGTCGCCTACGCGGTGGTGCCGGACGGCGCCGGCGACGAGTCGGTCCCGGTACTCTGACCCACCGCCGCACTGTGCTGCTGGAAGCTCTGGAGTTCGGACCGCGCCGACTGCATGAGCTGACTCAGCTCGGTGCCCGCCTTGTCGTTGACCTCTTCCAGCGTCGCGTACTTGTTGGCCATCGTCCGGATCTTGTCGGCGGTGTCGCTCAGGGCCTGGTTCAGGTCGTGCATCGACACGGTCAGGCCTTCCTGCAGCCCCCCACCGCCGGTACCGCCGCTGATCTTCGCCTTCAGCGCGACCGCTTCGGTGAAGGTACCGGGCGCGATCGGCAGCAGGCCGTCCACACGCTTCCGGGCCCCTGAGACCGCCGCCGCAATGGTATCCAGGTTGTCGGCGAACTTCTTGAGCGCCGTGGTGTCGACGGAGACGTCGCCGCCCGACTCTGAGGAGCCCTTCGGGGGCGTCGGCATGTCCGGCATCTTCTGGCCGGTGTCAATCGTGCCCGTGCTGGAGTTCGTGTATTCGCCGCCGGAGTAGTGCTCCGGGTCGCCGTCGGAGGACGAGTCGGACGAATCGGACGAGCTTGACGACGAGTCGTTGTTCATACCGTAGTTCGTGTCACCGGCACTGACCACCGCGCGTCACCTCCCCATCATGTAAGCCGAGTTACTCACGGTCATCGCTGCCTATTCCCAGAGGTTGACGCCGTACTTCTCACCACTGGTGTAGGACTCGCCGATGTTGCCGAGCGACTGAGTGGCACGCACCGACTGCTGCTGCATGGCCGCGGCGGCCGCGTCCCACTTGGCCTTCGCGATGTCGTACGCCGCGCGGGCGTCACTGGACCACTGGGAGAGGTTCTGCTTCGCGCCGTCGTCCAGCTCGGTCAGCGTCTGCTGAATCTGCTTGGAGATGGCGGCCATCTCGCCACCAACGAACTCCATCTGCTGGAGGCTTACCTGGTAAGTCGTCATGTCGCCCTCTCTTGGCAGGTTCCCGGCGCCCATCGCCCGGACCATCGACGGAAGTGTGCGGAGCGAGGTGCCCGCGCGTACGTGGCTCAGAAGCCGGGCAGCCCGGCGCCGATCGCGCTGTTCAGCGAGGTGGCCTCGTCGTGGGTGCTGCTGTGCACGTTCTGGTAGCTGCCCGTGTTGGCGGCGAGCTTGTCAGTGACGTTCTGAAGCTGCTGCCTGACGATGTTGCAGTTCTCCAGCCACTGGTTCAGGGCATTGGAGAACGAAACCGCCGCGTCACCCTTCCAGCCACTCTCCAGAGTGATGGACTGGTCATGCATGTTGTTGTAGGCCTGCGTGGTCTCGCTCACAGCGTTCTCGAAGTGCGGCTGCGCCGCCCGCATTCCCGCGATATCAACATTCTGCTGCCCGTTGCCAGCCATGGGCTGTCCCTTCGCTCGGATGATCCCGTCGTGCCGTCAGCCGTGGCACCGTGACGTTGTCGATTCTGTCCCCGGCCCCCGCCCGCGAGGAACAGCGGGCGACGGTTGTTGCCTTCCGATACAGGCACTGTTGTCTAGTTGTGCGAAGCCGCGGCCGGTTCAGGAACCGAACGTGTCGTGGTCCGCGTCCTTTCCGCGACGCGATCCGCGAGCCGGTGGGCGCCGCGCGCCCCGTCGCTGGGCATCTGGCCTGCGATACGCCCGCTCAGCGCGGTGTGCGTCGCCTCGTCGACCGCGTGGCCGCGGGCGGCGAGCCGCCGGCACATCAGACCGGCCAGTTCATCCGCCGTGTAGTCGGGGAAGCGCAGGTACTCGGAGAAACACCGTGCCACATCCGGCCGCCCGCGCAACGCCTCGCCGAGCCTGGCGTGACTGCCGCGCAGTACCAGCACGGTCTGCGGGTTGCGGACCGCAGACCCCACCAGGGCCTCCCACACCACACCGCGCTCCGCCTCTGACCGCGCGGCGAAGGCCGCGTCGAGTTCGAGGTCCAGCACACCGCCGTCCGCCTCGCCGAACAGCCAGGCAGTGAAGGCCCTGGCCTCCTCCGGGCGCCCGCCGTGCACCTGCGACAACGCCACCCGGTGCACGGCGCCGTTGCGCAACACCCGCGTCTCGGCGAGGCACTTCGCGTACAGCGTGGCCACCGCCCTGCGGCCGCTGCCCTGCTCCCCGGCGAGTACGACGTTCGCCGCAGGGGCGGGCGTCTCACCCCGCTGCACCGAGGAGACCAGCTCATTGGTGCGTCTGAGCAGGACAGCGCGCACTTCGCGCAGCCCGCACAGCGCGGCCAGGCGCCGCATGGCGGGCGGCGGGTCGGCCGGAGCCTTGGGGGCGGCCACCGGGGCCTGCTCTGGTTCCGGATCGGAAACCGGCGCCTGGACATGAAGACCGTCCTGGAGCACCTCCGGCTGAGGGAGCCCCCTCCCCTCGTCCTCAAGCTCCGGCAACCGGCCGACGTCCTCGGCCACCAGTCGGTTCAGCGTCTCGTTGTCGCTGGAGGAGGTGGCAAGCCGGGACGCCTGGTTGCTGATCATGGTCTCGAAGATCGACCGGGCGACACGGCCGTTACCGAACGTGGGGCCCTTCGGGATCTCCACGAAGTACCTGTTCAGGGCCTCAAGTCCGGAATCCTCAAGCTCGTAGTAGTGCTTGGCGCACAGGCCCTGCACGATGGTGACGAGCTCGTCGACCTCGTAGTTGGGGAACTCCACGGTGCGGGCGAAGCGGGAGGCCATACCGGGGTTGGACTCCAGGAACTGCTCCATCTGCTCGGAGTACCCGGCCACGATCACCACGAGCTCGTCGCGGTGGTCCTCCATGAGCTTCATCAGTGTCTCGACGGCTTCCTGGCCGAAGTCCGGGCCGCTGCCGCCCGACTGGTTGGTGAGGGTGTACGCCTCGTCGATGAAGAGGACACCGCCGAGCGCCTTCTCGAAGACCTCGGCGGTCTTGATCGCCGTACCCCCGATGATCTGTGCCACCAGCCCCGACCGGGAGACCTCGACGATGTGGCCCTGCTTGAGGATGCCGAGTTCGGCGAGGACCGCGCCGTAGAGGCGGGCGACGGTGGTCTTGCCGGTGCCGGGCGGGCCGGCGAAGACCAGGTGGCGGCTCATGGGTGGCATGGGAAGGCCCATTTCCAGGCGCCGCTGGGCCATCTTGTTGACGTTGATCAGGCCGGTGACCTCGCGCTTGACGCTGTCAAGGCCGACCAGTGCCTCAAGGTCGGCCAGCGGCCCGTTGTCGCTGCCGGCCGCGGCGCGATCCTTCCCGCCCGACCTGGGGCCTTCCCTCTTGTCCCGCACGCCGGCGCCCGCCCCGGCCCAGGCCGGTTCGCCCGCCGCCTGCTTGGGCCGCTGCTCGTCCTCGTCGCCGCGCAGGCGGTTGAAGCCGGTGCCACCGTTGTCGGTGACCTCGCAGCGCTGGACGGTTACGGGTTCCTCGGAGTTGCTGCGGACGCCGTCGCCCACGTTGCCGGTGATGATGCAGTCACTGATGTCGGCCCGGCCGGACGCCTGGACGTTGATGCCGTGGCCCCCCGCGTCGTGCACCCGGCAGCCGGTCGCGGTGAGCGCGCCGCCGCCAAGGACCCGCGCGCCGTCGCCGGAGGAGCCGGCCAGTTCGCTGCCGCGCAGCACGGCCTCGCCGTCCGTCCCCACCAGCACGCCGGCGCCGTCGACGGTGGAGGAGTCCACCTCGGCGCGTGCCCCGCCGGACACCGAGAAGCCCCACTCGCCCGCCGCGCGCAACCGGACGTCCTCGAACACGGCGGTGGCGCTCTCGGACAGCTCGACGCCGACGCCGTGGTCGATGACGAGGTCGGCGTGGCGCAGCTCGACGCGGGAGGAACCCGACACCCGCAGCCCGGCACAGTCCTCCGCGACAGACAGGTCCCGGAACTCCGCGCGGGACTCGCCGTGAAGCTGGAGCGTGGTCCGCTTGGCGCCCTGCACCCGCAGCCGGTGGAACTCCGCCTTGCCGCCCTCCTCGACGAGGACGGCCATCGGTGTGCCACTGATCCGGCAGTCCTCAAGACGGGGCGCGGAACCCCCGGTGACCTGAAGGCCGCTGACCTTCGCCGAGGTGAGGTGACAAGCCCGCAGCAGCGGGGCGGCTCCCCCGCTGACGTGCACGGACTGTTCGCCCGAGCCGCTCAGGGTGCAGTCGGTGAGGGTGGTGAGGCCGGTGCTGGTCAGGTAGGCGTCGAGGTTGGCGGACTCGGTGACGGTGACCCGCATGAGTTCGGCCCTGGCCTCCTGCTCCACCACAAGGGCCGGCTTCTGGCTGCCGGTGACCGAGGTGGTCTCGACGGTGATACCGCCCTGCCCGTTCACGCAGATGCCGTTGCCGCCGACGCGCTCCAGTGTGCAGTCGCGGACCGTCAGGCGCCCCTTGTCGGCGACGACGACGGCGGAGGAGCCGAGGTCGGTGACGGTGACGCGTTCCACGGTGTTGTCGCTGTCGGCGGTCACCACGATGCCGGCGCCGCCGGGATTGGTCACCCGGCAGTCCCGCGCCGCGAGGTGCCCGTCCTGCCAGCACAGCAGCGCGGCCCACGCCCCGTCGCCGATCACCGTGCAGCCGTCGAGCGCCGCCTGGCCTCGGCGCACGTCCAGCACGGCCGCGTTGGCGTCGGAGCCGCCGAGGGTGACTCCGGTGAGCTGCACCGCCTCGGCGTCCACCACGACCGTGCTGCCGACCGGTGCCTCCAGCCGCACGGTGCCCGGATCGCCCTCGGCTGAGAGCGTCACCGCCCGGTTGAGTGTGAGCGCCTCGGTGTAGGTGCCGGGCGCGATGGCGATGAGGGCGCCCTCGGCCGCCGCCGCCAGCGCCTGGGAGACCGTGCGATAGGCACCACTCTGGGTGGCTGAGACTCTCAGGATCTGACGGTTCACTGGTTCTGCCCTCTCCGCGGCGCTGTGTTCGAGGCGGCGGGCAGCCGCGGCCCGACTGTTCTGCCCGGCCAGGACTGCAACAGCCCGGGAGCGGAACGGAAGGCGTCCGCGTACTCGTCGGAAAGCGGATCGCCCACCGGGACCTCGGGGTCCGACTCGGCCTGCTTCCACAGGGTGTGGAGTTGATCGAGGCCGTTCAGGGCTATCTCGTCGAGCGGAACGCGCTCCTCGCGAAGGTTACCGGCCTCGTCAACCTCGGGCGCGCCCAGCTCCCGCAGCAGTACGGCGGGACGGTCACCGTCCACCACGCGCAGCACCTTGAACCGGGTGCCCGGCGTGAACACCAGGCGGTCGGGGACCTCCTGCGCCAGCAGCCCGGTCCTTCGGGCCGTCAGTGACCAGAACAGGACATCGGTGTTGCCGCTAAGGCCCCTGCGGATGGAGGACAGGGCGGACAGGAACGAGTACTCGGTGACCGGCTTCCCCTCCTCGTACCAGGCGCGTTCTGCGTCGCTGAGCGTGGCCCGCAGGATCGCGCCGCCCCGGTAGGACGGCAGCCGGCGCATACCGGCCGTGGCGCAGCGCGCGAGGGGCACGTGCGGCCCGGAACTGGCGGACCGGATGGCCGCGTCGATGTCCGGCGTGGAACCGGAGAGATACAGCCGCATGGCCGCGAGGTCGGTGAGGACGTCGCCGGAGGAGCCGTGCGGACCGCCCGCCAGTCCTGGCGACTGCGAGAGCACGCGGGCGACCACAGCCGCCGCGTTGTCGTACCGGCCGCCGAGGCTGCGACGCACCCAGTCGCGTTCCTTCTCGACGCCCTTCGGCGACGGCAGTACGTTCGCGGCGGCCGGGGGCACGGGCTGGACTCGGACGGTGCCCCGCGCCGCGCCGGCGACTGGCACCGGCGCGACGACATCCCGCACCGGTCCGGGGTCCTGGACGGGCGGTGTTGTCGGTCCGGCGGCGGGCGGCGGTTCGGACGTCGGGGGCGCCGTCGGCTGCGGGGCCGGGGGCTGCGGAACCGGGGGCAGCAAGTCGTCGCGATCCGGGGTCGGCGGCGACGGCGCGGGGGGCGGCTGCGAGGGCGAGGACTCCAGGCGGATGCTCGGCATCCTCGGCCTGGGAGCGGCCGGGTCCGGCGGCGTGGGCGGGGCCTCGGGCACGACGGGCTCGGGCGCGGCTACGGGGGGCTCGGGCACGACGGGCTCAGGCTCCGCGGGACGCACGGGGGACGGCGGGCCGGGGGGTGTGGGGCCGGGCTCCTCGTCCTCCGTCCACTCCGGGGTGGCCGCCGGGGCAGACGGAACCACCGGCTCGGCGGGCCCCGCCGTGGGCGTTGGGGGTGTCGAGGGCACTGGAGACACAGGCGTGCCGGGTGCCGCCGGGCCCGTTCCCGTGGCCGTCGTCTCCTCCGTGGGCGCGGCGGACGGCCCGGACCGCTCCGGGGCCGCCACCGGGCGAGTGAACGGCGCCGGAGCCGGGGGCAGTCCGGCCTGGGCGGGGCCTGCGTCCAAGCGCCCGGGCAACGGCGGTGCGGCGGGGCTCTGTTCGGCGGCGGCCTGGCCGGAAGCGGCCGGCTGACCTGCCGCGCCGGGCTCGGTCGCCGGCGCGTGGTCCGTCCATTCGGCGGGCTGCCGCGGGACGGGCTGTGGCGCCTGCGCGCCCGTCCCGCCGTCCAGCATCCAGCTCTCCGACCGTCCGGCGACGGCGGTGGACGCACGCCCCGTCTTCCCTCGCGGCAGCTGGATCGCCGGCGGCCAGGAGCCGGTCAGCAGCGCCTTGCCCGCCTCGCTGGAGGGCAGCACCCGGCCACTGTCGCGGAAACCCGGCTCCAGCACGGGCAGCAGCTCGTTGGCGGCGGACCGCAAGTGGTCGGCGAGGGCCGGGTCGGACTGGTCGTAGAGGAGGGCCGGGTGAGCGGGGTCGGCGGGAGCGGAGCGGATCAGGTGGCCGTCTCTCGGCTCGTTCCTCGACCGCACCCACAGGCCGCTCTGCACGATCTCCAGGAATACCTCGGGCGTGTGCTGATAGATGCCGGGCCGGCCTGTGGGGGTGGCGCCTGCCGGGACCCGCGTGTTCAACGGCACGGGTGGCGGCGCCGGTTCGCCGTTCGGTCCGCGCGGTGTGTAGCCGAACTCGTCGGCGTACGGGCGCCACC comes from the Streptomyces sp. NBC_01471 genome and includes:
- a CDS encoding right-handed parallel beta-helix repeat-containing protein: MNRQILRVSATQSGAYRTVSQALAAAAEGALIAIAPGTYTEALTLNRAVTLSAEGDPGTVRLEAPVGSTVVVDAEAVQLTGVTLGGSDANAAVLDVRRGQAALDGCTVIGDGAWAALLCWQDGHLAARDCRVTNPGGAGIVVTADSDNTVERVTVTDLGSSAVVVADKGRLTVRDCTLERVGGNGICVNGQGGITVETTSVTGSQKPALVVEQEARAELMRVTVTESANLDAYLTSTGLTTLTDCTLSGSGEQSVHVSGGAAPLLRACHLTSAKVSGLQVTGGSAPRLEDCRISGTPMAVLVEEGGKAEFHRLRVQGAKRTTLQLHGESRAEFRDLSVAEDCAGLRVSGSSRVELRHADLVIDHGVGVELSESATAVFEDVRLRAAGEWGFSVSGGARAEVDSSTVDGAGVLVGTDGEAVLRGSELAGSSGDGARVLGGGALTATGCRVHDAGGHGINVQASGRADISDCIITGNVGDGVRSNSEEPVTVQRCEVTDNGGTGFNRLRGDEDEQRPKQAAGEPAWAGAGAGVRDKREGPRSGGKDRAAAGSDNGPLADLEALVGLDSVKREVTGLINVNKMAQRRLEMGLPMPPMSRHLVFAGPPGTGKTTVARLYGAVLAELGILKQGHIVEVSRSGLVAQIIGGTAIKTAEVFEKALGGVLFIDEAYTLTNQSGGSGPDFGQEAVETLMKLMEDHRDELVVIVAGYSEQMEQFLESNPGMASRFARTVEFPNYEVDELVTIVQGLCAKHYYELEDSGLEALNRYFVEIPKGPTFGNGRVARSIFETMISNQASRLATSSSDNETLNRLVAEDVGRLPELEDEGRGLPQPEVLQDGLHVQAPVSDPEPEQAPVAAPKAPADPPPAMRRLAALCGLREVRAVLLRRTNELVSSVQRGETPAPAANVVLAGEQGSGRRAVATLYAKCLAETRVLRNGAVHRVALSQVHGGRPEEARAFTAWLFGEADGGVLDLELDAAFAARSEAERGVVWEALVGSAVRNPQTVLVLRGSHARLGEALRGRPDVARCFSEYLRFPDYTADELAGLMCRRLAARGHAVDEATHTALSGRIAGQMPSDGARGAHRLADRVAERTRTTTRSVPEPAAASHN
- a CDS encoding WXG100 family type VII secretion target, which encodes MTTYQVSLQQMEFVGGEMAAISKQIQQTLTELDDGAKQNLSQWSSDARAAYDIAKAKWDAAAAAMQQQSVRATQSLGNIGESYTSGEKYGVNLWE
- a CDS encoding WXG100 family type VII secretion target encodes the protein MAGNGQQNVDIAGMRAAQPHFENAVSETTQAYNNMHDQSITLESGWKGDAAVSFSNALNQWLENCNIVRQQLQNVTDKLAANTGSYQNVHSSTHDEATSLNSAIGAGLPGF